A window of Flammeovirga kamogawensis genomic DNA:
GAACAAGAACCAATAAAAGAAGTAATTAACCCATTGGATGAGGAAATTGATATTGATAATTATGAATTTGTTACCATCAATGCTACAAAAGGAACAGGTCCTGATATTGGAAACCTACCTCAAAAACCTACCTATGATAACGAAGTAGAAGAAGAAGGAGAGGTAAACACAGATAATTATAAGTTTTTCTCTTACAGTAAAAACAAAAGAGATGCATTTTGGGCTAAATACAACGAACGTTTAAAAGCAAAGCAAGATGCCTCTGCAAAAAAATCTATGTTTTCTAAATCGAAAGATTACTTACCAAGATTTTCTGTAGATGGTTTCAATACAAATTTACGTTTTGACCCTCTTATGGGATCAGGTCTTCAATTTGAAGTTATGATGACCGATGCGATGGAAAATCATAAAATTAATGCAGGTCTATTCGGTACATTTTCTTTAAGTAATGGTAATTTCTTTGCAGAATATCTTTATTTAAGACATCGTTTAGATTATAGTATAAGATATGAGAGACAAACCTTAGAGGTAAATCAACAACGTTATGCTAAAAATTATTACGAAGGAGGAGTTTCTTTACCTGTAAGTATAAGAAGTAGAATTGAAGTACAACCATTTTTAACCTTCACAAGATATTCAGATACATCAATTCAAGGATTATCGGTTCCAGATGTAACCAGAGCATGGACAGGTTTTAATGTAGAATATGTTTTTGATAATAGTTTAGAGAGAGGTAAAAATATGTTGATAGGTACTAGAGCAAAAGTCAGATATGAAAATTATGTAGGGCTTACTAGTATTTCTCAAAACTTCCAGAATATTTCTATAGATGTAAGACGTTATCAGAAAGTATTAAGATCAATGTCTTTAGCAATGAGAGTTTCTGCAGGTAAGTTTTTTGGCGATAGTCCAAAGACTTATAGAATGGGAGGTATGGATAACTGGGCGTTTGGTCAGATGGATAACGATCCTAGAGGTGGTAATCCAGAAAGTCCTGTTCAGCCAGACCTTACTGATCTATTATTTACACAATTTACAACACCTGTTAGAGGTTTTAACTGGAACAAATGGGAAGGTGAAAACTACATGGTTTTTAATGCAGAATTAAGAATGCCAGTAATGAAGTTCTTAACTAAGAAACCTACAAAATCAAAAATACTTAGAGATTTACAATTAGTTATTTTCTATGACATTGGATCTGCTTGGACAGGAGTGAACCCATTTGAAGAAGATAATGCTTTAAATACAGAAGAAATTGGCCCTGTAGGTGGATTTGATGCAACAGTGAAAAACTTTAGGTATCCATTCTTAATGGGACATGGTGTTGGTGCTAGAACAACTTTATTAGGCTATTATTTAAAATTAGATGTTGCTTGGGGAATTGAAGATGGATTTAGACAAACTAAACCAAAGTATTATGTAACTTTAGGTCATGATTTCTAATTCAAACAAATTTTTTGATATGAAAAATACTAGCATTTATTCAGTAATAGTACTTATAGTTTGTGTATTAATAAGTACAGGTTTTACGTCTATACCAACAGAGAAGCCTTTAGCTTTAATAGGGTTACAAGTAACTGTATTAGATGAAAAAGGAAATGTGATAGAAGGAGCAGAAGTAACGCTTTATGCAAATGAAGATGACGCTTGGGATGAAGAAAACGGTATGAAGGCGAAGGATAAAACAAATAAAAATGGTAGAGTTAAATTTACTAAAGGATTGAAAGAACAAGCCTATTATGTTGTAGCAAAAAAAGGTGATCAAGTTTCTGAAGATGGTTTGAAATCTTCTAAGCTATCAAAAAATAAAATGAATAAGATTAATGTAATTATTTCTAAAAGTAATGGTGTTTCGGTACCAAAAGTGAAGGAGTAATAAAATTTTCTACCTTTTAAAAAAAAGAGATTGTCACAAAGACAATCTCTTTTTTTGTTACTTAATGTATCTAAAATCATGTTCATTAGGCAGTTGCTTAATAAACTCATACATCAATTTTATTGTATTTTCAATATCATCAGAATGTGCTGTTTCTACTGTTGTATGCATGTATTTTAAAGGTAATGATATTAATGCTGATGGTACTCCGCCATTAGAATAAGCAAAAGCATCAGTATCTGTTCCCGTAACTCTAGATGAAGCTGCACGCTGGAAAGGAATTTCTTTTGTTTTAGCAGTGTCGATTAACATTTTTAATAAATTGTTCTGAACTGCAGGAGCAAAAGTAAGAACAGGTCCATTTCCACCCTTAGTGTCACCCTCAAGTTGTTTGTTATACATTGGAGCAGAAGAATCATGACAAACATCTGTCACAATAGCTACATTTGGTTTTATAGTCTGCGTAATCATTTCGGCACCTCTTAAACCAACTTCTTCTTGAACGGCATTTACTACATAAAGGCCAAACGGAACTTCATGACCATCTTCTTTTAGTCTTCTAGCAACTTCAGCAATCATAAAACCTCCAATTCTATTGTCTAGAGCTCTACCAGAAAAGAATCTTCCTTTATTTAATTCCCTTAGTTCATCTTCATAAGTAATAACAGTACCTACAAAAATTCCCATTTCCTCGACCTCTTCTTTTGATGCTGCTCCAACATCAATAAAGATATTATCTAAAGAAGGAGTTGCTTCTTTACCTGGTTTTCTAGTATGAATTGCAGGCCAACCAAAAATACCTTCTACTACTCCGTTTTCACCATGAAGTAAAACTCGTTTAGAGGGTGCAATTTGGTGATCTGAACCACCATTTCTAATTACATAAATGTATCCTTCTGCTGTGATATAATTTACATACCATCCAATTTCGTCGGCGTGTGCCTCAATAACAACTTTAAAAGGAGCTTCAGGGTTAATTACCCCTACAGCTGTTCCGTAATTATCAACAAAAGTAGTGTCAACATAAGGTTTTACATAATCTAACCAAATACGTTGCCCTTCAGCTTCATGACCAGTAGGTGAAGCATTATTTAAATATTTGTATAAAAAATCTTTGCTTTGAGTATCCATTTTATTAAAAATAATTAAAATATTGACCGATAATCGTTTCTGCTACGTTAAGTTACATAGTTCAGTTTATTCTTGTATCATCTTTATGTTTTTTTTTGATGATATATTAAATTGCCACGTTTTGAATTCGAAATTTTGATATATAGAGAAATAATAGTTTCTGTAAAGGAATACGAAATAATGCTATATATCTATTTATAATATTATTATCTAATATGCGCGCATTATTAATTATAGATGTACAAAATGATTTTATACCTGGTGGAGCTTTACAAGTGCCTGAGGGAGATCATATCATTCCCATTATTAATAATATATCTTCTAAGTTTGATGTAGTAGTAGCCACTAAAGACTGGCACCCTATTGAGCATAAGAGTTTTGCTAAGAATCATAAGAAAAAAGAAATTGGTGAAATTGTAGAGCTAAATGGCCTTCCTCAAATTCTTTGGCCAGAGCATTGTGTTGAAAATACTGATGGAGCTGAGTTTGTATCATCATTAAACACAGAACATATTGATGCTGTTTTTAAAAAAGGAACAGATCCTGAAGTTGATAGTTATAGTGGTTTTTTTGATAATGATAAAAGAAATGATACTGGCTTAAATAAATTCCTTACTTTAAAAGGTGTTACAGAAATTTACGTTGCAGGGTTAGCTACAGAATATTGTGTAAAATTTACTGCATTAGATGCTAAGGGATGTGGATATAAGACATTTTTAATTGAAGATGCAACAAGAGGGGTAAATATAAAACCTACAGATGTACAAAATGCTGTAATCGATTTAAAAGTCTCAGGTATTAAAATAGTGAATAGTAAAGAGATTATTTAGACTATGTGGTCAAATAATATGAAAAAGGGTATTGATTAAAATCAATACCCTTTTTTATTATGCAGTTGCAGAAGGATCAGAATCAACACCCTCTGTGCCAATTCTTCCAATCTCTTGGTCAATTAGCCATAATCCTTGAGGACTTTCTTCTCCAATTAAATCAAAAGCATCTAAAATTGTACGAGCAGTTTCTTCTTCTTCTCTTTGTTCAGCAACAAACCATTGTAAAAATTGAAATGTGCTGAAATCTTTTTGTTGAAAACAGCAATCGACAATCTCATTAATAGCTTTAGTTACTTTAATTTCGTGCTCTAATACTTGTTCAAAAACTTGTCTTAAAGATTTAAATTCATGAGGAACAGCTGTAATTTCAGCAGCTAATGCATGGCCACCTACAGCATTAATGTATTTAAAGAACTTCAACATATGAGTTCTCTCTTCTTCTGCATGATCATATAAAAACTCTGCAGATTTTACATATCCCTCAGTTTCACACCAAGATGCAAAAGATAAATAAAATTGAGATGATTGATCTTCTAATTGAACTTGCTCGTTTAGCATTTTTTCTACTTCACTGTTCAAAGAAGATTGTAAACGTTTTTTTGCAATTCCCATATCTAAATATTTGAGTTTAATTAATTCTATTGTAGCGCTATATACTAAAGTATTTTTATAACAATTTTGTTTAAGCACATTATTTCTACCCGATTAAGAATAATAATTAATATTTATTCTAAAGAAAGTTTGGAATTTATTATGCTTGCATACTATTTTAGCTTTACCAATAAAACGAATTTAAGATAATTATTGCTTTTAAACCATTGAAAGTAATCACCAATTAACAACATAACACATGAAAATTCTAGTTTGCATTAGCCACGTTCCTGATACAACAACGAAAATCAAGTTTGTAGACAACAAACTTGACACAAACGGGGTACAATTTATTATCGGACCTTATGATGATTTTGCACTTGCAAGAGCTGTAGAATTAAAAGAGGCTTCTGGTGGAACAGTTACAGTACTTAATGTTGGTACTGTTGATACTGAACCTTCTATTAGAAAGGCATTAGCAATTGGAGCTGATAATGCAGTAAGAGTAGATGCTGAGCCAACAGACTCACTATTTGTAGCAAAACAAATAGTTGCACATGCAGCATCAGAAAATTATGATATGATCTTAATGGGACGTGAATCTTCAGATTTTAATTCTGGCTTGGTTCATGGTCTTGTAGGTGAACTTCTTGGATGGCCATCAATTGCACCAGCAATGAAACTTGATGTTGATGGATCTACTGCCAAACTAAGCAGAGAAATTGAAGGGGGACACGAAGATGTTGAAGTTCAGTTACCTTTTGTAGCAGGTTGTCAAGAACCTATCGCTGAGTGGAAAATTCCTAACATGCGTGGTATTATGATGGCAAGAAAGAAACCTCTAGAAGTAGTAGAGGCAGTGGCTGTAGAAGGCGTAACTGCATACCAATCATTTGAATTACCTGAAGAAAAAGGCGAATGTAAAATGGTAGATGCGGATCAGATGGATGAATTAGTGGGCTTATTAAAAAATGAAGCTCGCGTACTTTAATTCTCTATTTTATTTAAACTTTAACACATAAAACAAAAAGACATGTCAGTATTAGTATTTATAGAAGCAGATAATGGAGTTGTAAAAAAATCTTCATTAGAAGCTGTAGCTTATGGATCAAAAGTAGGAGCTGTAACAGTTGTTGCTATGGGAAGTATTGAAGCTTCTGAGTTAGCAAAAGTAGGAAATTATGGAGCAGAGAAAGTATTACATTGTTCTGATGATCGTTTAAATGACGGTGTAATTTCTGCAACTGCAAAATTAATAGCAGAGGCTGTAGGCCAATCTGGAGCAGAAACTGTTGTAATGTCACGTTCTTCTTTAGTTGATGCTGTAGCTGCAAGAGTAGCCATAAAAATTGGTGCTAGCGTAGTTACTAACGTTCAAGATTTGCCAGATACATCAAATGGTTTTGTCGTTAAAAGGGGAGTGTTTACAGGAAAAGCATTCGCTTTTGTATCTGTTCCTGATGGTAAAAAAGTAATTACAGTTACTAAAAATGTTGTTCAATTAGAACCTACTTCTTCAGAAGCAGCTATAGAAGAAATTTCTGTTGCTTTTGATGATGCAGATTTTGGAGTAAAACGAATTGGAGTTCATAAACAAGAAGGTGATATTTTATTGCCAGAGGCAGATTTAGTCGTTTCTGCAGGTAGAGGAATGAAAGGACCTGAGAATTGGCAAATGATTGAAGATCTTGCAACTACTTTAGGTGCAGCAACTGCTTGTTCTAAACCTGTATCTGATATGGATTGGAGACCTCACCATGAGCATGTTGGACAGACAGGAATTAAAGTAGCTCCGCAATTATATATTGCAGTTGGTATTTCAGGTGCAATACAACATTTGGCAGGAGTAAATTCTTCAAAAGTTATAGTTGCTATTAATAAAGATCCAGAAGCACCTTTCTTTAAAGCTGCAGATTATGGTGTAGTTGGAGATGCTTTTGAAGTAGTTCCAAAGCTTATTGAAGCAATAAAAAAGTAATCAAAATTAGATTTAGTAGTCTATTTTAACATATATAGGGTCAAATTGACATTTATTTGTTAATATTTTAAGATTCTATTGATATTTATTAATAGTTCCCTATATTTGTAATACTTCAAAGGAATAATATTCCTATTCGAAGATTTTTTTAACTTAGTCGGTTATTTTTTTCCTATCTGACGCAACTACTGATGAAAATCGTATAAGAACCTCAACATGAAAGTGTTGAGGTTCAGTTGTTTATAAGTATTTCTTATTTTTTTAATGATAATGTATTCTTCGTTAAATTAGCTTTATTATGTAAAGTTTTTAGCATAATATTATTATTACCATTATTATTAAAATGCTGGATTGCTAACTGATAATGCTCAAATGCTTTAGTTAGATTTCCCATACTAGTGTAGTAATCACCTTTAATTTCTAGATTCGTACTATTCTTATTAATTTCTATACTTATATCAATCAATTCTAAGGCGTCCATAAGGTTGCTAGCTTCGATACATTGTTTTGCTGAATTTGCATAATGAAGCCACTCTTCTTTCTCAGAAGTGTTTTTCTTTGATGTTACTTTATCTTGTTTTCCGTGATATATAGATGCAGAGACCAAAGAGCTAGTTAAAAATAGAAGAATTAGGGTAAAGGATAAAAACAGTTGTTTTATGACTCGATATTTCATTTTAGTATAATTAAGAGAGATAGACATTAAGTTCGGTTACTATAATTAAATGTCTAATAATATACCTTAATTTTTAAGTAATTGATTGTAAGGTTGTTACGGTTTGGTTTATTGAGATTGTTAATGAACGTGAGCGAACACTAATCTCAAACTAGAACAGTTATTTAGAAGTAAAAGCATCTAAAGTTGGGGTATCTCTAATATCAACAGGAACTACGGTTGTAACACCTTGTTCAATCATTGTAACACCATAAATTACATCAGTACTAGACATTGTTCTCTTGTTATGAGTTACAATTATGAACTGTGAGTTATGAGAGAATTTATTAATGATCTTATTGAACTTGTCCACATTTGCATCATCTAAAGGAGCATCTACTTCATCAAAAATACAGAAAGGAGCAGGTTTTATTAGATAAATTGCAAATAGTAGTGCTGTTGCAGTTAAAGTTTTCTCTCCACCTGATAATTGATTGATTGTAAGTGGTCGCTTTCCTTTTGGTTGTGCGAGAATTTCTATTTTAGAATTTAGAGGGTCGGTTTCATCAGCAAGCCTTAAATCACAGTTATCTTCGTCAGTAAATAGAGACCTAAACACCTCCATAAAGTTATCCCTGATTTGTGTAAATGCAGTCATGAACTTTTCTTGAGCAATACCATCTATTTCTTCAATAGTAGCTAAAAGTTGTTCTTTTGCTTTGTTTAAATCTTCTCTTTGCTCTAAGATGAAAGAATTACGTTCTTTTATTTCATTAAATGCATCAATGGCAGTATGGTTAATAGCACCTAATGAATTTAATTTTCTTTTAGAATCTTCACTTAAATGCTCTAATTCTTGTAATGATGCATCTTTATATGGGTTTTCTTCCTCTTCTTCTTGAGTAGGTTTATGTAATAAAAGTTGCTCAAGATCGATTTCAAATTCTACAGCCACTTTTTCTTTTACTGACGTAAGAGATAAACGTAAAGCATTTATTTTCTCGTTAAAATTAAGTAATTGCTGATCAATTTCTTCTTTACTACTTTGTTTAAGTTTGATCTCAATTTCAGTATCTTCAATTAATTCTCTTGCCTCTTTATAATTGCGTTCTGCTTCTAGTACACCTTGCTCAATAGAAACTTTCTCAGCTTCCATTCTTTCAAGTTCTTGATTACCTTCTTCATCAGTTGAGTCAGATTTTTGTAAATCGGTATTTACTTTCTCTATTTCATCGATATTCTGGTCAATTCGATTTTGAGCTTTAAAAAGTTCTTCTTCCTTGAAATCAATTTCTTTTTTTAAACCATTATATTGATTTTCATGTTGAAGAAAATTAATATGAAGTTGATTGTATTTTGTTGTTAGTTCAACTCGCTTTTCTTTTTCAATGGTTAAGTTCTCTTGCATTTCTTCAAGTTGTTCAACCATAAATTCGAGTGTGTATGAATCTTCATCTAGCTGAGGTCTACCTTCTGATATAGCAACCTCGGCATCTCCAATTCGTTCAAGTATTTCTTCTTTTTTATTTGAACTAGCTTCTAAGAATTTAGCAAACTCTTCTTTCTGAGTTTTTATTTTTATAAGTTCTTGAGTTACTATTTGAACATTGTGTTGAGCACTTTCTAAATCATGTTGGTGATTAACTTGTAGTAACTCTTTATGCTCTGCTTGCTTTTCAACCTTTTGAATATGTATATTCTCTGCTTCTGTTTCTAGGTTTTCAATCTCTTCGGTAAGGTTTTCTAAGTGTCTAATTCTACCTAGTGATTTACCTTCAAAGGATCCTATCGAACCGCCAGAAATGGCAGATTTTCTACGAATGGCTTTACCATTTTTGGTAACAAGAATAACACTGTCATTCTTTGCTAAATTATTCTGATTTCTTTGAACTATATATACACCATCTAACAAATACATTATTAACGAGCTATATTTGTCGTCAAAGTCTACAACATCAATTGCAGGGATGGCATCTTCAATAGCTTTTCTAGGAGAAGCATTATACCCTTCAAATTTATCTAATAAAAGGAAATTAGCTTTTCCCTTTTTCATTTCATCTAAAAGGTTTACAGCTCTCCAAGCCTCGTCTTCATTTTCTAATACAAAGTAATTCAGATAAGGTGAAAGATAACCTTCAATTGCAACTCTATATTCCTCTTCACAATGTAAAGTATCAGAAAGCATTGGAGCTTCTTTAGCCCAATCTGTATTTTGTTTTAAATACTTTATGGCTTCAGGGTAACCTTCTAAATTATCTACTAAAGATTTTGTTAAGGCTTTCTCATTTTTCTTAGCATCAAGAACTCTAAAAATTTCAGAGGAACGATCTTTTATATTTTCCAGGTCTTCCCTACACTTTTTTAATTGTTCTTGGTGTTTTTGGTGTACTTCTTTAATTTCATCTAGCTGAACAGTGGCACTTAATCGTTCTCCTTCTAAGGATGCATATTGTGTATCAAACTCTTCTAAACTCGATGATTTATCAGAAGATTCTATGTGAGCTCTTTCAAGTTCTTGTTTTAAAGCAGAAAGTTGAACTTCATTAATTTCAACCTTTTGTTTAAGTTGAAAGATAATAGCTTGTTTATTTTTTACTTGTTGTTCATACTCAGAGGTTGTAGCTTCTAATTCATTAGTTTTATTTGATTGAGCATCCTTTTCTTGTTGCGTTGCAAATAATTCTGTTTCAACCTCTCCAACCATTCTATCTATTGATTGTAACTGAATTTGCAACCCCTCAATACCTTGTTGAGCAAGAGCTACTGCTTCTCTATCTATAGATGATTGATTTTCTAGTGTCATTTTCTTTTCTTCTAGAAAACGACGTCTTTCTCCTTTAATTCGCTTCTCACTTTCTGTCTGACGCATTTTTAAAATATGCTCATTCAGTGTTTTTTGACGAGATGCGAATAATGCTTCTTTATCTATTGCTTCTTTTTTCTCTTTAGAAATAGAAGCTTCTAATTCATCAATTAATTTTAATGTGGTATTACGTTCTTCATTTTTACTAGTCATTGTGTCTGCTAGTTCATGAAGTTCCGTAGCCTGGCTTGCCACTTTTTTCTGTGCTAAAGCAATACTAGAACCTCTATACGTTTCTTTTAATTTTAGATAACGTTGTGCTTGTTTAGCTTGGCGTTCTAGAGAACGCATATTTTTCTCAACTTCAAAAAGTAAATCATCCACACGTTCAAGGTCAGCATCTGTGTCCTTGAGCTTTTTCATTGTTTCTTTTTTACTTTTTTTAAATTTTGAAATCCCTGCAGCTTCTTCAAAAAGTGTTCTTCGAGCATTTTGAGTATCATTCAAAATCTCATCAATCATCTTTAATTCAATAATAGCATAACTATCAGAACCAATACCAGTATCCATAAACAAGCCATGGATATCTTTAAGCCTACATGGAACGCCATTTAATGAATATTCACCATCGCCAGAACGGTAAAATCTTCGACCAATAGTAACTTCGGTATATTCTGTAGGGAGTAGATTTTTATTATTAATAAAAGTAAGATATACCTCAGCCATTTGTAGTGGCCTACGTGTTTTTGTTCCATTAAAGATAATGTTATCCATTTTCTCGGAACGCAATGCTTTTGTGCTTTGCTCACCAAGAACCCATCGGATAGCATCAACTACATTGGATTTCCCACTTCCGTTAGGACCAACAACTGCGGTAATACCCTTGTCAAAGTTTAGTGTAACTTTTTCACCAAAACTTTTAAAGCCTTTTATTTCTAGTTTACTTAATAACATTCAGTCTACATTCAGATTTTAAAGTTACTAAATCTTACTAGTTTTAAAACAAAAAGACGCCTATCAAATGCATGATAGACGTCTATTTTTTAAGTTTATTACGATTAATTCTTTTTCACAAGAGTTTCTTTTTTATTTGTGTTGATATGTTTAAGCTGTTCACGAACGGCAACATTAAAGTCTCCAGGAAAATTATTGGCATAAATAAGCTTGGCTTCGTTTATTTTTCCTTGTTCTTCATAAATCATTCCTAGAAGAAATAAACATTTAAATCGGATATTAGAATCTTTATAATTTTCAATAATTTGTTTTAAAATATCTTCCGATCTTGGATATTCTTTTCTGAGTGCATTTGCTTTGGCTTCCATAAACATAACGTTTGGTAGCGGAATTCCACAATTGTCAAACTCTTTAATGTGTGTAAAACAAGTTTCTAAATCATTGTACTTTAACTCTAGATCAATAAGGTCTGCTAAAATTCTGACTTTCTGAGTGTTGTCTTCTTGTATACTTACTTTGTGTTCTAAAAGCTTTACAATATCAGATCTATTTAATTGGTTCTCTTCCAATTCAATTAGTAAATCGTAGGCTGGTTCAAACTTATCATCCATTTTTATTACAGCCTGAAGGAGTTCTTTGGCTTCAGCTAAATAATATGTTTTGTAATATGCAGAAGCAACTTGATAAAAATACTCTGGAGTCATAGAACTCACCTTACTTCTAAGTTTGTCATTTCTCACTTCTTTAAAAGCAATATTTGCATTTTGGTATTCTTCTAAAGAATGATGAGCAAAGCCTAATTCATAATAATAATGTTCATGTGCTTTGCCTTTATCTTCTTCCATTTGAGAAATAGCAAGTTGCATACTTGATTTAGCCAATTCATAATTTTTAGTGATATAATTATTGTATTTAGCATCCATATATAGAACATAATTGTTTCTGGGGTCAAGAGCTTTTGCATCAGCAATATGTACTCCAGCCTTATCAAATTCACCAATTTTATCAAGCAAATTTATTATTCTTGTTTTGTAGGCTATTTTTCTGTCATTATTAGTAGAAATATTAAAAGCAGCATCTAAATGGACTATTGCTTTATCATAATTTTTTTTCTCTTTATATAAAATAGCTAATTTTAAATGAGCATCTATGTAGTTAGAATCTGTTTCAAGTGTTTTGTTAAACATTTGAATAGCTTCATTTCTATTACCAGATTTTAGGATAACATTACCAAGCCTATATTTGTATTTAGGGTTGGTGTTATCTTTGGCAATAGCAACTTCATAAGCCATAATTGCTTCTTTGAATTGTCCTAATTCAGCATATACTTCACCTTTGACATAGTAGTCTTCAGCGTCTTTATTTTGAGAAAAGGCAAGGTTAGTAATAGAAATGAGAAATAGGAGTAGAATAGAGTAGTAATTAATCATATTTATTGGGTTAAATAGTGAGTTATTTTGAAATGGTGTTTATAGGTACTTATATAACGTTTTCAATGTGCTTTTTTTTCAGAATTTAATCATAATTTTATTCCTACGTACGTTTTTAGAAGATTACTTATAAAATTGATAATCAATATATAAGTAAATTAATATTTTATTTAATTATTAGAATGGATAGTGATTTAAAAGAGAAATGGGAAACTCATTTTTCAATGTTAGAAATAAAAACCTTTGATAAAAATGCATTAAAAAGCATGTTAGATCAGGTAATGGTCATTTTAAATAAAAGAGGTATTGTACCTAATGAAATGAAAGGAGGAATGTGGGCTTCTTTTATGGAAGGAGAGGAACGTTATTTTGGAATGATGATACTCTTTAAATCTAATTTAGAATTTATTGGAGGTAGTCCAAATAGTGGTGAGTTAAAAACCTTTTCTTGGGATTTTAATCAAATAATTTCTATAGAAAAAGTTGAAGATCAAAAACTGGGAATTGTACGTGCTATGGAATTAAAATCAAATCAAAAAACAATACAATGGGTAGGCCTCAAAGGTTTTGTTCCTTCATTATTTATTTCGATCTTAGAAGAGTTTTGGTATAGTTAATTACTTTCCAATAAAACACTTAAACAATAAATACAACTAACACATAATGAGAAAAATTACACGCTTACTAATTGCGAATAGAGGAGAAATTGCTGTTCGAATACTACGCTCTGCAAAAGAGTTAGGTATTTTTACTATTGCTGTATATAGTGAGGTAGACGAAGAAGCTCCTCATGTGGCCTTAGCAGATCATGCTGTTTGTATTGGTCCTGCTAGTTCCACTCATTCATATCTTGATATTGATAATTTATTAAAAGTTTGTAGAAAATTACAAGTAGATGCTATACACCCAGGCTATGGCTTTTTGTCAGAGAATTCAACTTTTGCTAAAAGAGTTGAAGAGGAAGGAATGATATTTATTGGTCCT
This region includes:
- a CDS encoding tetratricopeptide repeat protein, whose translation is MINYYSILLLFLISITNLAFSQNKDAEDYYVKGEVYAELGQFKEAIMAYEVAIAKDNTNPKYKYRLGNVILKSGNRNEAIQMFNKTLETDSNYIDAHLKLAILYKEKKNYDKAIVHLDAAFNISTNNDRKIAYKTRIINLLDKIGEFDKAGVHIADAKALDPRNNYVLYMDAKYNNYITKNYELAKSSMQLAISQMEEDKGKAHEHYYYELGFAHHSLEEYQNANIAFKEVRNDKLRSKVSSMTPEYFYQVASAYYKTYYLAEAKELLQAVIKMDDKFEPAYDLLIELEENQLNRSDIVKLLEHKVSIQEDNTQKVRILADLIDLELKYNDLETCFTHIKEFDNCGIPLPNVMFMEAKANALRKEYPRSEDILKQIIENYKDSNIRFKCLFLLGMIYEEQGKINEAKLIYANNFPGDFNVAVREQLKHINTNKKETLVKKN